One Methanoculleus sp. 7T genomic window carries:
- a CDS encoding protease inhibitor I42 family protein, with the protein MLLLDEDDRGRTYTISVGEEVKLELAENPAAGYSWAIDATDGLELIESKYSMKSKALGSGGRRSWLFRTVRGGKQKITGVYRRPWDAGPEKKTELEWFFVAELR; encoded by the coding sequence ATGCTGCTGTTAGATGAAGACGACCGTGGAAGAACGTATACCATAAGCGTCGGCGAGGAGGTGAAACTTGAACTCGCCGAGAACCCGGCGGCCGGGTATTCGTGGGCAATCGATGCCACCGACGGGCTTGAGCTGATCGAAAGTAAATACAGCATGAAAAGCAAGGCGCTCGGGTCGGGCGGGCGTCGCTCATGGCTCTTCAGAACGGTGAGGGGCGGGAAACAAAAGATAACCGGGGTTTATAGGCGGCCATGGGACGCAGGCCCGGAAAAAAAGACAGAATTGGAATGGTTTTTCGTCGCCGAACTCAGGTAA
- a CDS encoding C1 family peptidase: MLGFYKKAFDRKTGEQYGTGWLPPYPDLRDYTERDADIPKMAGKLGITSGLKVESLPSSVDLREWFSPVEDQLNLGSCTAHAAVGIVEYFQNRAFDKYINGSRLYVYKMTRNLMGVTGDTGAWLRNTMGALALCGVPPERYWPYTDSASEFDLDPSPFLCSVAAKYGAVDYFCHDPLGANMPAGEVLFSVKKYLAAGIPSMFGFYGFPSFTAADVKGGIPIPCSGERAEWGHAIVAAGYDDAMEIKNSRCGKVTKGALLIRNSWGEGWGAEGYGWLPYDYIRHGLATDFWSLIKMDWIDTDKFGIEV, translated from the coding sequence ATGTTGGGCTTCTACAAAAAGGCGTTCGATCGAAAGACCGGAGAGCAGTACGGCACAGGGTGGCTGCCGCCGTATCCGGATCTTCGGGACTACACAGAGAGGGATGCGGATATCCCGAAGATGGCCGGAAAACTGGGTATTACGTCCGGTCTGAAAGTTGAGTCGTTACCCTCCAGCGTGGACCTCAGGGAGTGGTTCTCACCCGTTGAGGACCAGTTGAACCTTGGATCCTGTACGGCGCATGCGGCCGTCGGTATCGTCGAGTACTTCCAGAACCGGGCTTTTGACAAGTATATTAACGGATCGCGCCTGTATGTCTACAAAATGACCCGCAACCTGATGGGGGTCACGGGAGACACGGGGGCATGGCTCCGGAACACGATGGGCGCTCTGGCGCTGTGCGGGGTGCCCCCCGAGAGATACTGGCCGTATACGGACAGCGCATCCGAATTCGACCTGGATCCGTCGCCGTTTTTGTGTTCGGTTGCAGCGAAATACGGGGCGGTCGATTACTTCTGCCATGACCCTCTGGGAGCCAATATGCCCGCCGGAGAGGTATTGTTCAGCGTTAAAAAATACCTGGCTGCCGGGATTCCCTCCATGTTCGGATTCTATGGGTTTCCCTCCTTTACGGCGGCGGATGTGAAGGGGGGCATCCCGATCCCTTGCTCCGGAGAGCGGGCGGAGTGGGGGCATGCCATCGTTGCAGCCGGGTACGATGATGCCATGGAGATTAAAAACTCTCGGTGCGGCAAAGTGACAAAAGGAGCGCTCCTCATCCGCAACTCGTGGGGAGAAGGTTGGGGAGCAGAGGGCTACGGATGGCTTCCCTACGACTACATCCGCCACGGCCTTGCCACGGACTTCTGGTCCCTGATAAAGATGGACTGGATCGATACGGATAAGTTTGGAATTGAGGTTTGA
- a CDS encoding cupin domain-containing protein, giving the protein MTKTSSPNLTRLTYHRIYTDSQGDSHFDVVTVEQSLVRAAPPAAPFYVSEDGPASKYRFYTFEPGWIGELHPAPTRQFLALLSGEVEMETTDGTVRRFGPGDLVLLEDISGKGHVTRNTSDGYATFLVVPAPAP; this is encoded by the coding sequence ATGACGAAAACATCCTCCCCAAACCTCACCCGGCTGACGTATCACCGAATCTACACGGACTCGCAGGGTGACTCTCACTTTGATGTCGTGACGGTCGAACAGAGCCTCGTGCGTGCAGCGCCGCCTGCCGCCCCGTTCTACGTCTCCGAGGATGGGCCCGCGTCGAAGTACCGCTTTTATACGTTCGAGCCCGGCTGGATCGGCGAACTGCACCCGGCCCCCACCCGGCAGTTCCTCGCCCTCCTGTCGGGCGAGGTGGAGATGGAGACGACGGACGGGACGGTCAGGCGGTTCGGTCCCGGGGATCTGGTCCTGCTGGAGGATATCTCAGGCAAGGGTCACGTGACGAGGAACACCAGCGACGGGTACGCCACGTTCCTCGTGGTCCCCGCCCCTGCGCCCTGA
- a CDS encoding PFL family protein, which translates to MITILEVNETNKMIEQEMLDVRTITLGISLLDCCDANLDTLNRNIYDKITRLAKNLVSTGREIELEYGIPIVNKRISVTPIALVGGRACRSPEDFVEVAKTLDRAARDTGVNFLGGYSAIVSKGMTQTDENLIRSIPAALASTERVCSSVNVGSTKTGINMDAIKLMGEIVRETAEATKENNSLGCAKLVVLCNAPDDNPFMAGAFHGVSEADAVINVGVSGPGVIKHALEGVRGENFEVLCETVKRTAFKVTRAGQLVAQEASERLGIPFGIVDLSLAPTPSVGDSVAGILEAMGLESAGAPGTTAALALLNDQVKKGGIMASSFVGGLSGAFIPVSEDQGMIDAVNRGALTLEKLEAMTSVCSVGLDMIAIPGDTPASTISGIIADEAAIGMINQKTTAVRLIPVIGKDVGDTVEFGGLLGHAPVQRINRFGCADFINRGGRIPAPVHSFKN; encoded by the coding sequence ATGATCACTATTCTCGAGGTAAACGAGACGAACAAGATGATCGAGCAGGAGATGCTCGATGTGAGAACCATCACGCTCGGCATCAGCCTTCTTGACTGCTGCGACGCCAATCTCGATACCTTAAACAGGAATATATACGATAAAATCACCCGGCTGGCAAAGAACCTCGTCTCGACCGGGAGAGAGATTGAACTCGAGTACGGGATTCCGATCGTAAACAAGAGAATATCCGTAACCCCTATCGCACTCGTCGGCGGGCGGGCCTGCAGGTCCCCGGAGGATTTTGTAGAGGTTGCAAAGACGCTTGATCGGGCCGCAAGGGATACGGGGGTCAACTTCCTCGGGGGATACTCGGCCATCGTCTCAAAGGGAATGACCCAGACCGATGAAAACCTCATTCGCTCAATCCCGGCGGCTCTCGCCTCGACCGAGAGGGTCTGCAGCTCGGTAAATGTCGGCTCGACGAAGACCGGGATCAACATGGACGCCATAAAACTGATGGGGGAGATTGTACGGGAGACGGCCGAGGCGACGAAGGAGAATAACTCCCTCGGCTGTGCGAAACTGGTCGTCCTCTGCAATGCCCCCGACGACAACCCGTTCATGGCCGGGGCTTTTCACGGCGTCTCCGAGGCGGATGCGGTCATCAACGTGGGCGTAAGCGGCCCGGGCGTCATCAAGCATGCACTCGAGGGTGTCCGGGGAGAGAACTTCGAGGTCCTCTGCGAGACGGTCAAGAGGACGGCCTTCAAGGTCACCCGCGCAGGGCAGCTCGTCGCCCAGGAGGCGTCGGAGAGACTCGGGATTCCGTTCGGGATCGTGGATCTCTCTCTTGCTCCCACACCCTCCGTCGGGGATAGTGTCGCTGGGATTCTCGAGGCAATGGGGCTCGAGTCGGCCGGTGCACCGGGGACGACGGCCGCTCTTGCTCTCTTAAACGACCAGGTGAAGAAGGGAGGGATTATGGCGAGTTCCTTTGTCGGTGGACTTTCGGGTGCATTCATTCCGGTCAGCGAGGACCAGGGGATGATCGATGCGGTGAACCGCGGTGCCCTCACTCTTGAAAAACTCGAGGCGATGACCAGCGTATGCTCGGTCGGCCTCGATATGATCGCAATTCCGGGCGACACACCCGCTTCGACGATATCCGGTATCATCGCGGACGAGGCCGCAATCGGGATGATCAACCAGAAGACGACCGCCGTTAGGCTGATCCCGGTGATAGGAAAGGATGTCGGCGACACCGTCGAGTTCGGCGGACTGCTAGGGCACGCACCGGTCCAGAGGATAAACAGATTCGGCTGTGCTGACTTCATAAACCGCGGCGGACGGATTCCCGCACCGGTTCACAGTTTTAAGAACTGA
- a CDS encoding Ig-like domain-containing protein, with amino-acid sequence MTVGDAPLQFTATYNNADYSGDVTEYCIWSSSNESVGTMKKGIFTPMAPGYAEVNAIYRPDIEPGTQAVTATASVTVNPPARRLTTITVQPPFIALDVGETRRLEATCLDENDNPLTDIAVSWESSDDAVATVDPDGNVAGVSEGSAEITASADGVSEFAAVQVNRSPRVPTTIKVSPLETSVGVGGTLQLNATCFDQYGEVMPGVVVTWSSSDPAVGSVDSAGLFDARAVGTTAVTASADEAQGSATINVTEPPLNVTEPEPASIVVSPSSTTLGVGDTMQLEATVYGRDGRELSGPPVSWTSGNGSVGTIDDSGVFTAGAEGESVVTARVAGVEGTAVIRVSPREPPAPLARIVVSPETVTLGIGATHQFTATCYDRNDRVVEGVDVTWASSDERIGVVDADGLFTANNTTGNATVTASAEGVVGSASVTVDGGTIDPVLLLILATVAGATASYAIRRYLKGRPRTRGQRHLPVRVEVQGGVETAKTASGPRLDVNVDVTGGILKGDEER; translated from the coding sequence ATGACCGTCGGCGACGCACCCCTGCAGTTCACGGCGACATACAACAATGCGGACTATTCCGGGGATGTTACCGAGTACTGCATCTGGTCCAGCAGCAACGAATCTGTCGGAACCATGAAGAAAGGGATATTTACCCCCATGGCTCCCGGCTATGCAGAAGTTAACGCCATTTATCGTCCGGATATAGAACCCGGGACGCAGGCGGTTACGGCAACCGCATCGGTTACCGTCAATCCGCCGGCACGCAGGCTCACGACCATTACCGTACAACCCCCGTTTATCGCCCTTGATGTCGGCGAGACACGGAGGCTTGAAGCGACCTGCCTCGACGAGAACGACAACCCGCTTACGGATATTGCCGTTTCCTGGGAGAGCAGCGATGATGCGGTTGCAACAGTCGATCCGGACGGCAACGTCGCCGGCGTTTCCGAGGGGTCGGCAGAGATTACCGCTTCTGCGGATGGGGTATCCGAATTCGCGGCCGTTCAGGTCAACCGCTCCCCTAGGGTGCCGACGACGATCAAGGTCTCTCCGCTGGAGACCAGCGTCGGCGTCGGAGGGACTCTGCAGCTGAACGCGACCTGCTTCGACCAGTACGGGGAGGTTATGCCCGGTGTTGTGGTGACGTGGTCGAGCAGCGATCCTGCGGTCGGATCCGTGGATTCCGCCGGGCTCTTCGATGCTCGTGCGGTAGGCACGACAGCCGTGACCGCATCGGCCGACGAGGCACAGGGATCGGCAACAATCAACGTGACCGAACCGCCCCTCAACGTGACCGAACCGGAGCCTGCATCCATTGTGGTCTCCCCATCGTCGACAACCCTCGGCGTCGGCGATACCATGCAGTTAGAGGCCACAGTCTACGGCCGGGATGGCCGCGAACTCTCCGGTCCCCCCGTATCCTGGACGTCGGGGAACGGGTCGGTGGGGACGATCGACGATAGTGGTGTCTTTACCGCGGGCGCAGAGGGGGAGAGCGTCGTGACCGCCCGTGTTGCCGGAGTCGAGGGAACAGCGGTTATACGGGTCTCCCCCCGCGAACCCCCGGCCCCCCTCGCACGTATTGTGGTCTCGCCCGAGACCGTGACACTTGGAATCGGGGCGACCCACCAGTTTACTGCAACCTGCTACGACCGGAACGACCGGGTGGTGGAAGGCGTCGACGTGACGTGGGCAAGCAGCGATGAGAGGATCGGTGTCGTGGATGCTGACGGTCTGTTCACCGCGAATAATACTACAGGTAATGCCACGGTCACCGCATCCGCCGAGGGCGTCGTCGGATCGGCGTCTGTGACGGTCGACGGAGGTACAATCGACCCGGTCCTGTTGTTGATCCTGGCCACGGTTGCGGGGGCAACCGCCTCGTATGCCATCCGGAGGTACCTGAAGGGGCGTCCACGCACCCGTGGCCAGAGGCATCTTCCTGTGCGCGTCGAGGTGCAGGGTGGTGTGGAAACCGCAAAAACGGCATCCGGACCGAGACTCGACGTGAATGTAGATGTCACCGGGGGTATCCTGAAAGGGGATGAAGAACGATGA
- a CDS encoding antibiotic biosynthesis monooxygenase family protein, whose protein sequence is MFVNIVEFPPIKKGKDAEFKEWFKESNAAFMKYDGFISRRLLVSDKGSYAAIVEHRSKDTFMKMHTSKEHEVLRAKGDLLMDGNPKPHFYDVVDL, encoded by the coding sequence ATGTTCGTCAATATCGTTGAGTTTCCGCCGATCAAGAAAGGAAAAGACGCTGAATTTAAGGAATGGTTTAAGGAGTCAAACGCGGCCTTTATGAAATATGACGGGTTTATTTCACGAAGACTCTTAGTCTCGGATAAGGGATCGTACGCAGCGATCGTCGAGCACCGGAGTAAGGACACGTTCATGAAGATGCATACGAGCAAGGAGCACGAGGTTCTACGTGCGAAAGGCGATCTCCTGATGGACGGGAACCCGAAACCACACTTCTACGACGTTGTCGACCTGTAA
- a CDS encoding RNB domain-containing ribonuclease, with product MQNQQPVDLNAIAWAAMEHYGFIPEFPRPVLREVGALAPKVFPDTLDDPHDPRSLLWSSIDNHDSQDLDQIEVCESAPGGEILVRVAIADVDLYVPKESETDRHAAHNGTSVYTGVETFPMLPDRLSAGLTSLLPGHDRMAVVIEYTVLPDGSTRPGDIYRAIVTNRAKLVYEEVGDWLEGTGPVPRAVRETPGLAEQILLQHEAAMRMKKRRTEQGALALETIEAEPVVADGRVTGLVIQQQNLARCLIEEFMVAANGSVTAFLEAAGLPMIHRVVRKPKNWEGIVREAAERGEALPAEPDAEALTRFLIRQKAADPDRFPDLSLTVVKLMGAGEYVAFRPGDVPVGHFALAVTDYTHGTAPNRRYVDLIIQRLVKSVVDGERYPPYTPSELDELALRLTDREKASQKVERFVRKAAAAVLLRERIGDTFEALVTGASEKGTYVRLIDLPAEGKVVFGEEGLRVGQRVCVRLTATDPYRGFIDFEHAG from the coding sequence ATGCAGAACCAGCAGCCCGTCGACCTGAACGCCATCGCGTGGGCGGCGATGGAGCATTACGGTTTTATCCCCGAATTCCCGCGGCCCGTCCTCCGGGAGGTCGGCGCCCTCGCCCCGAAAGTCTTCCCGGATACCCTCGACGACCCCCACGACCCCCGGTCGCTCCTCTGGTCGTCGATCGATAACCACGACTCACAGGACCTCGACCAGATCGAGGTCTGCGAAAGCGCTCCCGGTGGGGAGATCCTGGTCAGAGTCGCGATCGCCGACGTCGACCTCTACGTCCCGAAGGAATCGGAGACCGACCGGCATGCCGCCCACAACGGAACCTCGGTCTACACCGGCGTCGAGACCTTCCCGATGCTGCCCGACCGCCTCTCGGCGGGCCTCACCTCGCTCTTGCCCGGTCATGACCGTATGGCGGTCGTCATCGAGTATACCGTCCTCCCGGACGGGAGCACGAGGCCCGGCGACATTTATCGGGCAATCGTCACCAACCGGGCGAAACTTGTCTACGAGGAGGTCGGCGACTGGCTGGAAGGGACCGGCCCCGTCCCCCGGGCGGTTCGGGAGACACCGGGACTCGCGGAGCAGATCCTCCTCCAGCATGAGGCTGCTATGCGCATGAAGAAGCGCCGGACAGAGCAGGGGGCGCTCGCCCTCGAGACAATCGAGGCCGAACCGGTCGTGGCGGACGGCCGGGTCACGGGTCTCGTCATCCAGCAGCAGAACCTCGCGCGATGCCTGATAGAAGAGTTCATGGTCGCGGCGAACGGCAGCGTGACGGCGTTCTTGGAGGCGGCCGGCCTCCCCATGATCCACCGGGTCGTCCGGAAGCCGAAGAACTGGGAGGGGATCGTCAGGGAGGCGGCGGAGCGCGGCGAGGCGCTGCCTGCCGAGCCGGACGCGGAAGCGCTCACACGGTTCCTCATCCGGCAGAAGGCGGCCGATCCCGATCGCTTCCCCGACCTCTCCCTGACCGTGGTGAAACTCATGGGGGCGGGGGAGTATGTGGCGTTCCGGCCCGGGGACGTGCCGGTCGGCCACTTCGCCCTCGCCGTCACCGACTACACCCACGGCACCGCTCCGAACCGGCGCTACGTCGACCTCATCATCCAGCGGCTGGTAAAATCCGTCGTCGATGGGGAGCGTTATCCTCCCTACACGCCCTCCGAACTCGACGAACTCGCCCTCCGGCTGACCGACCGGGAGAAAGCCTCCCAGAAGGTCGAGCGCTTCGTCCGGAAGGCGGCGGCCGCAGTCCTGCTCCGGGAGAGGATCGGTGATACGTTCGAGGCGCTCGTCACCGGAGCCTCGGAGAAGGGGACCTACGTCCGGCTGATCGACCTGCCGGCCGAAGGGAAGGTCGTGTTCGGCGAGGAGGGACTCCGGGTAGGCCAGAGGGTGTGTGTCCGCCTGACGGCGACGGACCCGTACAGGGGTTTCATCGACTTTGAACATGCTGGATGA
- a CDS encoding queuosine precursor transporter → MPDGILVWVYWLIGLSLVTYLSVYIVRRYREYAFAALTGFFIIYLGASQILATRIIVFDLGLVTFFAPASVFVYPFTAQVIDMINEVYGARMTYVAILIAFVTQILLMIFLAIGNTLTPAPFFGYEEAWQNIFALSLRITAASWMAFLIAANLDAYIFAGLKRRFLRREEAFSGNALVNPYVWLRSSASDAINLTLDSLIFVTLAFSGVAPLLPLIIGQIVAKNIIGFLDNPWFVWYKSMLRKEETGREIA, encoded by the coding sequence ATGCCGGATGGGATCCTGGTCTGGGTTTACTGGCTGATCGGGCTCTCCCTTGTCACCTACCTCTCGGTCTATATTGTGCGACGATATCGCGAATACGCCTTTGCCGCCCTCACCGGTTTCTTCATTATATACCTCGGGGCCTCGCAGATCCTCGCCACTCGTATAATCGTCTTTGACCTGGGCCTGGTTACCTTCTTTGCCCCTGCCTCCGTCTTCGTCTACCCCTTCACCGCACAGGTGATCGATATGATCAACGAGGTCTACGGTGCGAGGATGACGTATGTGGCGATCCTGATCGCTTTCGTCACCCAGATACTCCTGATGATCTTCCTCGCCATCGGAAACACCCTCACCCCCGCCCCCTTTTTCGGCTATGAGGAGGCCTGGCAGAACATCTTTGCTCTCTCCCTGCGGATCACGGCAGCAAGCTGGATGGCGTTTCTGATCGCCGCCAATCTGGACGCCTATATCTTTGCCGGTCTGAAACGGAGGTTTCTGCGGCGGGAGGAGGCCTTCTCCGGCAATGCGCTCGTAAACCCATACGTCTGGCTCCGTTCCAGTGCGAGCGACGCGATAAACCTCACACTCGACTCCCTTATCTTCGTGACATTGGCCTTCTCCGGGGTGGCTCCGTTGCTGCCGCTGATCATCGGCCAGATCGTTGCTAAAAACATCATCGGTTTTCTGGATAACCCCTGGTTCGTCTGGTACAAGAGCATGCTGCGGAAAGAAGAGACCGGAAGGGAGATTGCTTAG
- a CDS encoding ACT domain-containing protein yields MSKTIITVVGKDTVGIIAKICTYLAGNRVNVEDISQTIVQGYFNMMMVVDTSGSTKPYAEMVTELEDLGDGIGVKIRCQREDIFTKMHRI; encoded by the coding sequence ATGAGCAAGACAATCATTACCGTCGTCGGAAAGGATACAGTGGGAATTATCGCGAAGATCTGCACGTATCTTGCCGGAAACCGGGTCAATGTCGAGGATATCTCGCAGACGATCGTGCAGGGATACTTCAATATGATGATGGTCGTCGATACCAGCGGATCAACAAAACCGTATGCCGAGATGGTGACCGAACTCGAAGACCTCGGCGATGGGATCGGCGTTAAAATCCGGTGTCAGCGGGAAGATATCTTTACGAAAATGCACCGTATCTGA
- a CDS encoding YybH family protein yields MVADEVKKAIDTNNERFSEGFLKGDASITASVFAENAVVFPPDAPMVEGRGAIEEFWRAVMASGVKGVELTTIELSGSGDYLHERGTGIIRVRPPGGTPAEQKIKFVVVWKHTADGWKNMWDIWNTSP; encoded by the coding sequence ATGGTTGCTGACGAAGTGAAGAAGGCCATCGATACAAATAACGAGAGATTCTCTGAAGGATTCCTGAAAGGGGATGCCTCGATAACGGCATCTGTCTTTGCCGAGAATGCTGTAGTCTTCCCTCCAGACGCTCCCATGGTCGAGGGCAGAGGGGCGATCGAGGAGTTCTGGAGAGCGGTCATGGCGTCGGGCGTGAAGGGAGTAGAGTTAACCACGATCGAGCTCTCCGGGAGCGGCGATTATCTGCACGAGAGGGGAACGGGTATTATCAGGGTCCGTCCCCCAGGTGGAACGCCTGCCGAGCAGAAGATTAAGTTCGTTGTCGTGTGGAAGCATACAGCGGATGGCTGGAAGAATATGTGGGACATCTGGAATACCTCTCCTTGA
- a CDS encoding lactate utilization protein, with amino-acid sequence MADVTQQVANVTKYSAVNLMADAGVDARQWNRMPDDVTIRKTAAAIEARGVRVLLAETAEDALRAVVDLLPEGAEVMNGTSTTLNEIGFDRVLKENRKGWRDYHAIVTAENDEKKRHALRRKSVAADYFLSGVQAIAESGEVVGCDKTGSRMGAWPHAAAHLVLVSGANKIVPTLDDALRRCREYALPLENQRAQRVYGTGSEIGKYVILAREVEEGRITLVLIRERLGY; translated from the coding sequence ATGGCAGATGTTACCCAGCAGGTGGCGAATGTTACCAAGTACAGTGCGGTCAACCTGATGGCTGATGCCGGGGTGGACGCGAGGCAATGGAACCGGATGCCGGATGACGTTACGATCAGAAAGACAGCAGCGGCGATCGAGGCGCGGGGCGTCAGGGTACTCCTTGCGGAGACGGCCGAGGATGCGCTCCGGGCCGTCGTCGACCTGCTTCCCGAAGGCGCTGAGGTCATGAACGGGACCTCAACGACTCTGAACGAGATCGGGTTTGACCGGGTGCTCAAGGAGAACCGGAAGGGCTGGCGGGACTATCATGCGATCGTTACGGCCGAGAACGATGAGAAGAAGCGGCATGCCCTTCGCCGTAAAAGCGTGGCCGCCGACTATTTCCTCTCCGGCGTTCAGGCGATCGCCGAGTCGGGCGAGGTCGTCGGGTGCGATAAGACCGGGAGCCGGATGGGGGCGTGGCCCCACGCGGCGGCCCACCTCGTCCTTGTCTCCGGTGCGAACAAGATCGTGCCTACCCTCGATGATGCGCTCCGGCGGTGCCGGGAGTACGCTCTGCCGCTCGAGAACCAGCGTGCCCAGCGCGTCTACGGCACCGGGAGCGAAATCGGGAAGTACGTGATCCTCGCCAGAGAGGTCGAGGAGGGGAGGATTACTCTGGTCCTAATCCGGGAGCGGCTCGGCTACTGA
- a CDS encoding mechanosensitive ion channel family protein: MEIVDILNTTTVPLSEITLEQVVLAVIVAVIGWIVVRVLISAFTKALSRVSHLPELVIEFLVRFLSVLLYVILVLVVLATLGVDVSSVVLGLSAVIGLILGFGLQDTITNLAAGVWVAALRPIDKGEFVEINGISGTVASVGIMATELVKADNTYITIPNSLVWGSPVINSSRMDTRRVEVKVGIAYDSDLDLAIRVATDLMAANEAVLPSPKPAVVFSELGDSSVNLSLRAWTETPDYWRVRGDLTRDILRAFRENGVEIPFPQVDVHLDRTQ; the protein is encoded by the coding sequence ATGGAGATTGTAGATATTCTCAACACTACTACTGTCCCGCTCTCTGAGATTACGCTTGAGCAGGTCGTCCTCGCCGTGATCGTCGCCGTGATCGGGTGGATCGTTGTGAGGGTGCTCATCTCCGCCTTCACAAAGGCGCTCTCCCGGGTGTCGCACCTGCCCGAACTGGTCATCGAGTTCCTTGTCCGCTTCCTCTCGGTTCTGCTCTACGTGATCCTCGTCCTCGTTGTCCTCGCGACGCTCGGGGTCGATGTCTCCTCCGTGGTGCTCGGGCTCTCGGCGGTGATAGGGCTTATCCTCGGCTTCGGCCTCCAAGACACCATCACTAACCTCGCCGCCGGGGTCTGGGTGGCGGCTCTCCGTCCCATCGACAAGGGCGAGTTCGTCGAGATCAACGGCATCTCCGGGACGGTCGCATCCGTCGGCATCATGGCGACCGAGCTCGTGAAGGCCGACAACACCTACATCACCATCCCAAACTCCCTCGTCTGGGGGAGCCCGGTTATCAATTCCAGCCGGATGGATACCCGTCGTGTCGAGGTCAAGGTCGGGATCGCCTACGACAGCGACCTTGACCTGGCAATCAGAGTCGCCACCGACCTGATGGCAGCCAACGAAGCGGTCCTTCCGTCGCCAAAGCCGGCGGTCGTCTTCAGCGAGCTGGGCGACTCTTCGGTGAACCTCTCCCTGCGAGCATGGACGGAGACGCCAGACTACTGGCGGGTGCGAGGGGACCTGACCCGCGACATACTCCGAGCATTCCGTGAGAACGGGGTTGAGATCCCCTTCCCGCAGGTGGATGTCCACCTTGACAGGACTCAATAG
- a CDS encoding inorganic phosphate transporter, with the protein MPDVILILTVGIIIIALFFDFTNGFHDSANSISTVVSTKVLSPRNAVMFAASFNFIATFGFGVAVASTISKIIKLDYVETSIIPFIVLCGLIGAITWNIITWYSGLPTSSSHALIGGLMGGGIAAGGVAAIKISTIEFIVLFMVLSPIVGLVIGLLFMVMVLRVSRGAQRPVAERYFRRLQLLSAAGYSFSHGTNDAQKTMGIITPLLFSIGYFGAGVDPNHLPVPLWVILIAHTAIALGTLFGGWRIVKTMGYGITRLRPVHGFAAETAGAATIIGASIAGIPVSTTHIISSSIMGVGVTKGTKFVKWGVARRIVAAWILTIPISALIGYLVFLALHLVQLV; encoded by the coding sequence ATGCCTGACGTTATCTTGATCCTCACCGTGGGCATTATTATCATCGCGCTTTTCTTCGACTTCACCAACGGTTTTCACGATTCGGCAAATTCCATATCGACCGTTGTCTCGACGAAGGTTCTCTCCCCGAGGAACGCCGTGATGTTTGCCGCATCCTTCAATTTTATCGCGACCTTCGGATTTGGTGTCGCAGTTGCAAGTACCATCAGCAAGATAATCAAACTCGATTACGTCGAAACTTCGATCATCCCCTTTATCGTCCTCTGCGGTCTTATCGGGGCGATCACTTGGAACATCATAACATGGTATTCCGGTCTGCCGACATCATCATCGCATGCGCTCATCGGAGGATTGATGGGCGGGGGCATAGCCGCGGGCGGTGTTGCTGCAATTAAAATCTCGACCATCGAGTTCATTGTTCTCTTCATGGTTCTGTCTCCTATCGTCGGGCTTGTCATCGGCTTACTGTTTATGGTTATGGTGCTTCGGGTTTCCCGGGGCGCCCAGCGACCAGTAGCCGAACGATACTTCAGGCGTCTCCAGCTCTTATCAGCAGCAGGATACAGTTTCAGCCACGGGACCAACGATGCGCAGAAAACTATGGGGATCATTACCCCACTCCTCTTTTCTATCGGCTACTTCGGGGCGGGCGTTGACCCAAACCATCTGCCGGTCCCGCTTTGGGTGATCCTGATCGCACATACTGCGATCGCGCTCGGGACGCTCTTTGGGGGATGGCGGATCGTGAAGACGATGGGCTATGGGATCACAAGGCTCCGGCCGGTTCATGGATTCGCAGCGGAGACGGCCGGCGCCGCAACGATAATCGGGGCTTCCATTGCGGGGATCCCCGTGAGCACGACGCATATCATATCTTCTTCCATCATGGGCGTCGGCGTCACCAAGGGGACGAAATTCGTGAAGTGGGGCGTTGCGCGCCGGATAGTCGCGGCATGGATCCTCACGATACCGATCAGCGCGCTGATTGGGTATCTGGTATTCCTGGCACTTCACCTAGTACAATTGGTCTGA